One genomic window of Nitrososphaerota archaeon includes the following:
- a CDS encoding FMN-binding glutamate synthase family protein — MKVLDHYINLPKQIQKEFWTTQKIMHIRSLAETGRAVRMWAPPEEKSSRPLDRLRFKAVCDPQNTVDSKVNIGRGRIQLSAPIYFADMSFGSLSGVANIALAKAADITETLAGTGEGGLHPEVAKARRITVQWASARFGVDVDVLNKGLAVVIKIGQGAKPGIGGHLPGAKVTEPISRVRRIPVGKPAISPSPHHDIYSIEDLGRRIEAIKEATGKPVFVKVGATNYVQFIATGVARMGGDGIILDGAGGGTGASPLVISDNVGLPIEIAVASVDKLLRKEGLREGFSVIAAGRVSSAEDAAKLMALGADCVYLGTAALIAMGCIMCHRCHTGYCPTLLTNKVTPNSEKVLSLDKAVEKLTNFVRGWVEELRLIVSSLGLRSVSELVGRRDLLEAFDMWDETASILGVKLVEGRKICRVVEEGEYWSQKRVRHLREIAGFYGHNGGEPALAGTGSLGPPFVEPPKAVCDYLFIDGAQVTRPSIDPYREVVETAAYLSGVRLSLPLYFSHLRDGPKELTLIFAKVAKAMGLMLYVDKDDYGEHLANYLSRIMYAADEVEDVPNGVGAIVVDTWCETKPFRKAFPDTPLYVRVPPTEESLASLPQLIRRGFDAVLIDTDLMYPPIGLDVAVMTSEADWALRELFYGGVPVRNQISLLSGGSVVRGADDAFKLLCLGADAVGLSKAALIAIGYEEGKRLDLAEARQRLENFILAVKGEIRLLAGASGVSSIYTSVVGNRELLRSVDLEPSTRNRLKVKAAGT; from the coding sequence ATTAAGGTCTTAGATCATTACATCAACCTACCTAAGCAGATCCAGAAGGAGTTTTGGACGACCCAGAAGATAATGCACATCAGATCATTGGCTGAGACGGGCAGAGCGGTTAGGATGTGGGCTCCGCCTGAAGAAAAGTCGTCAAGACCTTTAGATAGATTGAGGTTCAAAGCGGTTTGTGATCCGCAGAACACAGTGGATAGTAAGGTGAATATAGGTAGAGGTAGAATACAGCTCTCAGCGCCAATATATTTTGCCGATATGTCGTTCGGCAGCCTCTCAGGTGTAGCGAACATCGCGCTAGCTAAAGCTGCTGACATCACAGAAACCTTGGCTGGAACAGGAGAAGGTGGGTTGCACCCTGAGGTGGCTAAAGCTAGGAGAATTACTGTGCAGTGGGCTTCGGCTAGGTTCGGTGTAGACGTGGATGTGTTGAATAAGGGGTTGGCTGTGGTGATTAAAATCGGTCAGGGTGCTAAGCCGGGTATAGGCGGGCATCTACCTGGGGCTAAGGTGACAGAACCCATCTCTAGAGTTAGAAGAATACCTGTTGGTAAACCAGCTATATCACCCTCACCACACCACGACATATATTCAATAGAGGACCTTGGGCGGAGGATAGAGGCTATAAAAGAGGCTACTGGCAAACCAGTCTTCGTTAAAGTCGGGGCTACAAACTACGTGCAGTTCATAGCGACTGGTGTCGCAAGAATGGGTGGCGATGGGATAATATTGGATGGTGCTGGTGGCGGCACCGGAGCATCACCCCTAGTTATTAGTGACAACGTAGGTTTACCGATAGAAATAGCTGTAGCTTCTGTTGACAAGCTGCTGAGAAAGGAGGGGCTTAGGGAAGGCTTCTCAGTAATAGCGGCTGGGCGCGTAAGCAGCGCTGAGGATGCTGCTAAACTTATGGCTTTAGGGGCAGACTGCGTCTATCTGGGTACAGCAGCGTTAATAGCAATGGGTTGCATTATGTGCCATAGATGCCACACAGGGTACTGCCCCACCCTTCTGACCAATAAGGTTACACCCAACTCAGAAAAGGTTCTTTCTCTGGATAAGGCGGTTGAAAAACTTACGAACTTCGTACGAGGATGGGTTGAAGAGTTGAGGCTTATCGTCAGCTCCCTCGGTTTAAGAAGCGTTAGCGAGCTTGTAGGTAGGAGGGATCTGCTGGAGGCGTTCGACATGTGGGATGAGACAGCATCTATCCTAGGTGTTAAGTTGGTAGAAGGGCGCAAGATCTGTCGAGTTGTGGAGGAGGGTGAGTACTGGTCTCAAAAGAGGGTTAGGCATCTAAGAGAGATCGCTGGGTTCTATGGGCATAATGGAGGTGAGCCTGCATTAGCTGGCACTGGGAGTCTAGGCCCTCCTTTTGTAGAGCCTCCTAAAGCTGTATGTGACTACCTTTTCATAGATGGAGCGCAGGTTACAAGGCCGAGTATAGACCCATACAGGGAGGTTGTTGAAACCGCAGCCTATTTGAGTGGGGTGAGGCTTTCACTCCCACTCTACTTTTCACACCTCAGGGATGGACCTAAAGAGCTTACATTGATCTTCGCTAAAGTTGCTAAGGCTATGGGTTTGATGCTGTACGTTGACAAGGATGATTACGGTGAGCACCTCGCCAACTACTTAAGCCGTATAATGTATGCTGCAGACGAAGTGGAAGATGTGCCGAATGGTGTTGGGGCTATTGTTGTTGATACTTGGTGCGAAACGAAGCCGTTCAGAAAAGCCTTTCCAGACACGCCGCTCTACGTTAGGGTACCTCCCACAGAAGAGAGCTTGGCTTCACTCCCCCAGCTGATACGCCGAGGATTTGACGCAGTCCTCATAGACACAGATCTGATGTACCCGCCGATAGGACTTGATGTCGCGGTTATGACCTCTGAGGCAGACTGGGCGCTGCGGGAACTCTTCTACGGAGGGGTACCTGTTAGAAACCAGATTAGTCTTCTAAGCGGCGGAAGTGTGGTAAGGGGGGCTGATGACGCCTTTAAGCTCTTGTGTTTGGGTGCAGACGCCGTTGGGTTGAGTAAAGCAGCGCTGATAGCTATAGGTTATGAGGAGGGGAAGAGGCTCGACCTCGCTGAAGCCCGCCAAAGACTCGAAAACTTCATCTTAGCAGTCAAAGGCGAGATAAGGCTTCTCGCAGGCGCAAGCGGGGTGAGCAGCATATACACATCTGTAGTAGGGAATCGTGAACTCCTAAGAAGTGTAGATCTAGAGCCGAGTACGAGGAACAGGCTTAAGGTGAAGGCTGCTGGAACCTAG
- a CDS encoding Lrp/AsnC family transcriptional regulator translates to MEIDDVDRRIIKEYLEDARRSYREVAKRVGVAVGTVLSRVKKLEAAKIIKGYSAIIDYSKLGYDITVVTEIVVSKGKLVEVEKSVAEMPGVCAVYDVTGETDAIVIAKFKNRESLSNFTKSLLKMPYVERTNTHVVLTTAKEDFNLPI, encoded by the coding sequence TTGGAGATAGATGATGTTGATAGAAGGATAATTAAAGAGTATCTTGAGGACGCTAGGCGTTCTTATAGGGAGGTCGCTAAAAGAGTGGGTGTAGCTGTAGGTACAGTACTTTCTAGAGTAAAGAAGCTTGAAGCGGCTAAGATCATAAAAGGCTACTCAGCAATCATAGATTACAGTAAACTGGGTTATGATATAACGGTTGTAACAGAGATCGTGGTTTCTAAGGGTAAGTTGGTTGAGGTTGAGAAGAGCGTAGCAGAGATGCCGGGTGTATGCGCAGTATATGACGTCACAGGGGAGACAGACGCCATAGTTATAGCGAAGTTTAAAAACAGAGAGAGCTTGAGTAACTTCACCAAGAGCCTTCTGAAGATGCCATACGTCGAGCGAACAAACACACATGTGGTTTTGACTACGGCTAAAGAAGACTTCAACCTACCTATTTGA